A window from Hemibagrus wyckioides isolate EC202008001 linkage group LG19, SWU_Hwy_1.0, whole genome shotgun sequence encodes these proteins:
- the kin gene encoding DNA/RNA-binding protein KIN17 isoform X1, translated as MGKADFLSPKAISNRIKAKGLQKLRWYCQMCQKQCRDENGFKCHCMSESHQRQLLLASENPSQFMDYFSDEFKNDFLELLRRRFGTKRVHNNIIYNEYISHREHVHMNSTQWETLTDFTKWLGREGLCKVDETPKGWYIQYIDRDPETIRRQEELEKKKKQDLDDEERSAKFIEEQVRRGREGKEAEEEPVFTELKREKEEEKVAFNLAGASSSVGPAKASTSLASNALKIAASAKRKDTSHTADSKEKRKKSALDEIMEMEEKKKKSVRSDNWIRPDIVVKVITKRLGEKYYKKKAVIRDIQDKYTAIVKLIDSGDKLKLDQSHLETVIPAPGKRVVIVNGQYRGMEAVLEGIDEKNFSAQLTIDSVMYKLSESVNDPLCFTCVHTSIESNEVNQPRQHASVRFVSFLFEILLRG; from the exons ATGGGGAAAGCGGATTTCCTAAGTCCTAAGGCAATTAGTAATCGGATTAAAGCGAAAGGCCTGCAAAAGTTGCGATGGTACTGTCAGATGTGTCAGAAACAGTGTCGAGATGAA AACGGGTTTAAATGCCACTGCATGTCCGAGTCTCACCAGCGACAGTTACTGCTGGCCTCGGAGAATCCCAGCCAGTTTATGGACTACTTTTCAGA TGAGTtcaagaatgactttttggagcTGCTAAGAAGACGTTTTG GAACAAAACGAGTTCACAATAACATCATCTATAATGAGTACATCAGTCATCGGGAACACGTTCACATGAACTCCACTCAGTGGGAGACTCTAACCGATTTCACCAAGTGGCTGGGGAGAGAAG gtttgtgtaaAGTGGATGAGACTCCTAAAGGCTGGTACATTCAGTACATCGACCGTGACCCGGAAACAATCCGCAGACAGGAAGagctggagaagaagaagaagcaggacCTGGATGATGAAGAGCGCAGTGCTAAGTTTATTGAAGAGCAAGTGCGGCGAGGCAGAGAGGGCAAGGAGGCAGAG GAGGAGCCTGTGTTTACGGAGCTGAagagggagaaggaggaagagaaagttGCCTTCAACTTGGCCGGTGCCTCCTCCTCTGTAGGCCCAGCTAAAGCAAG CACATCTCTGGCTTCAAATGCCCTTAAAATAGCAGCATCTGCTAAGAGAAAGGacacgtctcacactgctgactccaaggagaagagaaagaaatctGCACTCGATGAGATCATGGAG atggaggagaaaaagaagaaatccGTGAGGTCAGACAATTGGATTCGACCAGACATAGTGGTGAAGGTTATCACCAAGAGGCTGGGAGAGAAGTATTACAAGAAGAAAGCGGTCATCAGG gacatACAGGACAAATACACAGCTATAGTAAAGCTGATCGATTCAGGAGACAAACTCAAACTGGACCAAAGTCACCTGGAGACAGTGATTCCAGCACCgg gTAAGCGAGTTGTGATTGTGAATGGACAGTATCGGGGTATGGAGGCCGTCTTGGAAGGCATAGATGAAAAGAATTTCTCTGCTCAACTAACCATAGATTCGGTAATGTATAAGCTTTCTGAGAGTGTTAATGACCCATTATGTTTTACATGTGTCCACACCTCCATTGAATCAAATGAAGTCAATCAGCCAAGACAGCATGCGTCTGTGAGgtttgtttctttccttttcgAAATATTGCTAAGAGGCTAA
- the kin gene encoding DNA/RNA-binding protein KIN17 isoform X2: protein MGKADFLSPKAISNRIKAKGLQKLRWYCQMCQKQCRDENGFKCHCMSESHQRQLLLASENPSQFMDYFSDEFKNDFLELLRRRFGTKRVHNNIIYNEYISHREHVHMNSTQWETLTDFTKWLGREGLCKVDETPKGWYIQYIDRDPETIRRQEELEKKKKQDLDDEERSAKFIEEQVRRGREGKEAEEEPVFTELKREKEEEKVAFNLAGASSSVGPAKASTSLASNALKIAASAKRKDTSHTADSKEKRKKSALDEIMEMEEKKKKSVRSDNWIRPDIVVKVITKRLGEKYYKKKAVIRDIQDKYTAIVKLIDSGDKLKLDQSHLETVIPAPGKRVVIVNGQYRGMEAVLEGIDEKNFSAQLTIDSGAMKGKIVEGIPYEDFSKQA from the exons ATGGGGAAAGCGGATTTCCTAAGTCCTAAGGCAATTAGTAATCGGATTAAAGCGAAAGGCCTGCAAAAGTTGCGATGGTACTGTCAGATGTGTCAGAAACAGTGTCGAGATGAA AACGGGTTTAAATGCCACTGCATGTCCGAGTCTCACCAGCGACAGTTACTGCTGGCCTCGGAGAATCCCAGCCAGTTTATGGACTACTTTTCAGA TGAGTtcaagaatgactttttggagcTGCTAAGAAGACGTTTTG GAACAAAACGAGTTCACAATAACATCATCTATAATGAGTACATCAGTCATCGGGAACACGTTCACATGAACTCCACTCAGTGGGAGACTCTAACCGATTTCACCAAGTGGCTGGGGAGAGAAG gtttgtgtaaAGTGGATGAGACTCCTAAAGGCTGGTACATTCAGTACATCGACCGTGACCCGGAAACAATCCGCAGACAGGAAGagctggagaagaagaagaagcaggacCTGGATGATGAAGAGCGCAGTGCTAAGTTTATTGAAGAGCAAGTGCGGCGAGGCAGAGAGGGCAAGGAGGCAGAG GAGGAGCCTGTGTTTACGGAGCTGAagagggagaaggaggaagagaaagttGCCTTCAACTTGGCCGGTGCCTCCTCCTCTGTAGGCCCAGCTAAAGCAAG CACATCTCTGGCTTCAAATGCCCTTAAAATAGCAGCATCTGCTAAGAGAAAGGacacgtctcacactgctgactccaaggagaagagaaagaaatctGCACTCGATGAGATCATGGAG atggaggagaaaaagaagaaatccGTGAGGTCAGACAATTGGATTCGACCAGACATAGTGGTGAAGGTTATCACCAAGAGGCTGGGAGAGAAGTATTACAAGAAGAAAGCGGTCATCAGG gacatACAGGACAAATACACAGCTATAGTAAAGCTGATCGATTCAGGAGACAAACTCAAACTGGACCAAAGTCACCTGGAGACAGTGATTCCAGCACCgg gTAAGCGAGTTGTGATTGTGAATGGACAGTATCGGGGTATGGAGGCCGTCTTGGAAGGCATAGATGAAAAGAATTTCTCTGCTCAACTAACCATAGATTCG GGTGCTATGAAGGGGAAGATAGTCGAGGGGATTCCATATGAAGACTTCTCCAAGCAGGcgtga
- the itih2 gene encoding inter-alpha-trypsin inhibitor heavy chain H2 — translation MKLPALLLAALLFIHSSAFEFIIDGEWEDEVSDHDDHLKESSRFRRNILTSEEEEDFEAVRGDDITVKSYKVESRITSRFAYTTVRSSVVNTGPNAQSIGFNVQIPKRAFINNFTMNVNGITFVGSVKEKTVARNLYAQAKARGKAAGIVRTNSQAMETFKTEVHVPAGSKVEFELHYQEMMQRKMGSYTHTLHIQPGRLVPHLQVDVYIFEPKGIKFVEAPNTLGEHFKDLIKITHTKEKAHVVFKPSLQQQRKCSNCTDSAVDGVFTVLYDVERENNAGELLVSDGHFINFFAPSELSPLSKNIVFVIDVSGSMWGLKMKQTVEAMKTILESLTMDDSFSIIDFNHNVRCWSEDLVPGTSLQVEEAKKYIQDIKPNGGTNINEALLKAVQMLMKAQNQGLIDQRSVSMIILVSDGDPTVGEIKLSTIQKNIKRVMRPDFSLFTLGIGFDVDFDFLERIAMENRGMAQRIYANHDASEQLKTFYSQVSSPLLKRITIQFPEDSVMDVTQNQFDKFFKGSELVVAGKLKPSASPTLQSFITASAANIDLNIETDADLHELDALLSQNQHSLAGFARQMWAYITVNQLLAERSVAPTASKKRKITQRLIALSVEHQFVTPVTSLLVESEDGPERLLADSPRDPRHGCCLGVPTVPVKQVLLESPPPTFIPQWAMPGATPGPSQAKGEKPAVTSVENDPHFIVHLPKNNMDICFNIDSKPGHILNLVSDPGTGIAINGQLVSGKKMKNNKLNTYFGTISIYAKAEGLNIVVSTSRIDLIDGKNNHSFSWGATANLILKSVTVSIVKENKLTVTIDGKISVMVLLHRIWKKHPFNVDFLGFYTPSTNQYSSQVHGLIGQFSNEPSVKVYDLHEGTDPEKKQATMEVKGNKLTVTRGKQKDYRWDRKQGTDVYCWFIHNSGKGFIDGHYTSYIVPNLDSFLPPV, via the exons TCTTAAAGAAAGTTCCAGATTCAGA AGAAACATATTGACcagtgaagaggaggaggacttTGAG GCTGTTCGTGGAGATGATATCACTGTTAAGAGCTATAAGGTTGAGAGCAGGATCACATCACGGTTTGCGTACACCACTGTTAGAAGCTCGGTGGTGAACACAGGCCCCAATGCACAGAGTATCGGCTTCAATGTGCAGATCCCCAAACGAGCCTTTATCAACAACTTCACCAt GAACGTCAACGGGATCACGTTTGTCGGCTCAGTCAAGGAGAAAACTGTTGCTCGTAACCTGTACGCTCAAGCCAAAGCCCGTGGCAAAGCTGCAGGCATAGTCAG gaCTAACTCTCAGGCCATGGAGACTTTCAAAACAGAGGTCCATGTACCTGCGGGCAGTAAGGTGGAGTTTGAGCTGCACTATCAGGAGATGATGCAGAGGAAAATGGgttcctatacacacactctgcacataCAGCCAGGTCGCCTAGTGCCACACCTGCag GTGGATGTGTACATATTTGAGCCTAAAGGCATCAAGTTTGTGGAAGCACCGAATACACTGGGTGAGCATTTTAAAGACCTGATtaagattacacacacaaaagagaaaGCCCATGTGGTGTTCAAACCTAGCCTGCAGCAACAACGCAAGTGTAGCAATTGTACGGACAGCGCTGTGGACGGCGTGTTTACTGTCCTGTACGACGTGGAGAGGGAAAACAATGCAGGAGAACTGCTG GTGTCTGATGgacattttattaatttctttgcGCCGTCCGAACTCTCTCCTCTGTCCAAAAACATTGTGTTTGTAATCGATGTGAGCGGCAGCATGTGGGGACTGAAGATGAAGCAG ACAGTGGAGGCCATGAAAACTATCCTGGAAAGCCTGACTATGGATGACTCTTTTAGCATCATTGACTTTAATCACAACGTCCGTTGCTGGAGTGAGGACCTCGTCCCAGGAACCTCTCTGCAGGTGGAAGAAGCCAAGAAATATATCCAGGACATCAAACCGAAcggag GCACCAACATCAACGAGGCTCTGCTGAAAGCGGTGCAGATGCTCATGAAGGCACAAAATCAGGGCTTAATCGATCAGCGCTCTGTTTCTATGATCATCCTGGTGTCTGATGGTGACCCCACAGTGG GAGAGATAAAGCTTAGCACCATTCAGAAGAACATAAAACGAGTCATGCGTCcagatttctctctcttcactctcgGCATCGGCTTTGACGTGGATTTCGACTTCCTGGAACGCATTGCCATGGAAAACAGGGGCATGGCACAGAGGATCTATGCTAACCACGATGCTTCAGAGCAGCTGAAG ACGTTCTACAGCCAGGTGTCATCCCCTCTCCTGAAGAGGATTACTATCCAGTTCCCTGAGGACTCTGTGATGGATGTCACTCAGAATCAGTTTGACAAGTTCTTCAAAGGCTCAGAGCTGGTTGTTGCTGGCAAACTCAAGCCCAGTGCGTCACCTACATTGCAGAGCTTCATCACTGCCTCCGCT GCCAACAttgacttaaacattgagacagACGCAGACCTCCATGAACTTGACGCACTTCTCAGCCAAAATCAGCATTCGCTTGCTGGCTTCGCCCGTCAGATGTGGGCCTACATTACTGTCAATCAGCTGTTGGCAGAGCG CTCTGTGGCACCTACAGCGTCAAAGAAGAGGAAAATCACACAGCGGCTTATTGCCCTGTCTGTGGAGCATCAGTTTGTCACTCCTGTCACTTCTTTACTGGTAGAAAGTGAGGACGGACCTGAGAGACTGCTGGCCGACTCGCCCAGGGACCCGAGACATGGCTGCTGCCTTG GCGTCCCTACTGTTCCTGTTAAACAAGTGCTTCTAGAGAGTCCACCTCCTACATTCATTCCTCAGTGGGCGATGCCTGGTGCAACACCAGGTCCGAGCCAGGCTAAAGGAGAGAAGCCTGCAGTCACTTCTG TCGAGAACGACCCTCACTTCATTGTTCACCTGCCTAAAAACAACATGGACATCTGTTTCAACATCGACTCCAAGCCAGGACACATCCTCAACCTGGTGTCCGACCCTGGAACAG GGATTGCAATCAATGGCCAGTTGGTAAGTGgcaagaaaatgaaaaacaacaaactgaACACATACTTTGGCACCATCTCCATCTACGCCAAAGCAGAGGGGTTGAACATTGTTGTGAGCACCAGCAGGATCGACCTGATAGATGGCAAAAACAATCATTCGTTTTCCTGGGGAGCCACAGCTAATCTCATCCTTAAGAG TGTGACAGTTTCCATCGTGAAGGAGAACAAGTTGACTGTGACAATTGATGGGAAAATCTCAGTGATGGTGCTGCTGCATCGCATATGGAAGAAACATCCATTTAACGTGGATTTTCTGGGATTCTACACACCCAGCACTAACCAGTACTCCTCCCAGGTCCACGGTCTGATCG GGCAGTTTTCAAACGAGCCCAGCGTTAAGGTGTATGACCTGCATGAAGGAACAGACCCAGAGAAGAAACAGGCCACTATGGAAGTGAAGGGGAACAAGCTCACGGTCACCAG ggGCAAGCAAAAGGACTACCGGTGGGACAGGAAGCAAGGCACGGATGTGTACTGCTGGTTCATCCATAATAGCGGGAAAGGCTTCATTGATGGCCATTACACCAGCTATATTGTCCCTAACCTGGACAGCTTCCTCCCccctgtctga